The region GATAGTATCTATATAAACCTGAATTTATAAATTTGTTATCAAAATAACTAAATATTATTATGAAAACAGTATTATGAAAACAAAAAAGCATGTCGAAAAGGAGGAGGAACTGCCATTAACGGCGTATTTAGGTTATTATTGGAAAATGACGAAGATGTAACAAAAGTGAACTTTGTTACATCTTCGTCATTTTATGATTACTTTTTCATAGCCTGCAAATTCTCCGTGATAACCTCACCCAGCACTTTCAGGCCTTGCATTATTTTTTCCGAGCCGGCAACAGCAAAACTAAGCCGCAGAAAGCGGTCCGGCGGACGGCGGGGAAAAAAGGCTGTGCCTGGCAGCAAGAAAACATCACGTTTTTCAGCCTCTTGGACAATCTTAATCGCCGATAATCCTTCCGGCAGCGATAGCCAGAAGGTCAGGCCGCCGCGCGGGCGGTGACAGATGACGGTTGACGGTAAAAATTGCTCAATTGCGTTGAGCGCGGTCTGATACCGCTCCCAATAAATACTATGAATGGCAGCTATATGCTTTCGCCAGATACCTTTCCGTAAATATAAATCAAAAGCCCGTTGCGTTAACCCTGATGTCGAAATGTCTGAATGATGCTTAACCGCCAGAACTTTAGCTACTAAATGCGGCGGCATAAGTAAAAAGGCCAGACGCAGCCCCGGCATGAAAATTTTCGAAAAACTTTTTAGATAAATCACTCTTTGATCCCGGTCCAGAGCTTTTAACGGAGCCATAGGAGTATCGGTGAAATCCAGTTCGCTAATATAGTCATCTTCCAGAATAATGGCGTCATAACGTCTGGCAAGGCCAATCAGTCTGTTTCGTTTAGCCAGTGAGTAAGAATAGCCTGTAGGATTTTGAATATTGGCCATAATGTAAATCAGCCGGGGGCGAAAAGAGCGTATTTTATTTTCCAGTTCTTGAATATCAATACCGTCATTTTCCATGGGAATTCCGATAATTTTTGCGCCGCGTGAGCGAAAGGAGGCTATGGCGCCAGGATAAGTAGGATTTTCGGTAAATACATAATCGCCGAAGTTTAATAAGGCTTTAGCAATAATATCAATGCCTTGCTGTGCTCCTGAAATAATCTGAACATTATCAGCCTGAGCTTTTACTCCTTGTTCTTTTAAATACAGGGAAATGGCCTCCCGTAAAGGATAGAAGCCTTGGCTTTCCTGATAACCGAACGCAAAGCCTTTATCCCGGTCCAGTACCTCGATCAGTACATTCTTAAAGTCATCAATGGGTAATAAATCAGGAGTAGGCATTACGCTGGCGAAATCGATGCAATTTGGTCTATCGCCGGCACTGCTTTTATTTTCAAAGATTTCTAAATCGATATCGATTAAGGCAGGTTCAGGTCCGTCCTGAGCGTTGCCGGCAATTTGGGCCACATAGTTGCCGCTGCCGGCCCGGGAGTATGTATAGCCGTTTTGTTCCAACAGTTTATACGCGCTCACTACTGTGCCGGGGTTAATTCCCAGAAAGGAAGCCAGTTTCCGTACCGGCGGTAATAAATATCCGTGGCCGAGTTTTCCGCTCAAGATGAGCTCACGTAAACAGTCATACAGTTGGGTATACAGAGAAGCTTTGCTGTTTTTGTCTAATTGTATCGATACAAAATCATAAAATTGTTCAGCCATATTGTTAAGCATCTTCTCCTTTGCTATAATTACACAAATCTGTTATCGATAACAGATAATTGTATCGATACAATTATCTTACCAAAAAAATGTTGTTTAGTGCAAAGGAGAAATGAAAAAATGGAAAACCGTTATGAACTGAACAAAAATCTAGCCCAAATGTTAAAGGGCGGCGTCATCATGGATGTCACCAACGCTGAACAGGCAAAAATTGCCGAAGAAGCCGGGGCAGTGGCTGTTATGGCCTTAGAAAGAGTTCCTGCCGATATTCGCAAGCAGGGCGGCGTGGCCCGAATGTCAGATCCGCGAATGATTAAAGAAATTAAAGCTGCCGTCACCATTCCGGTAATGGCCAAAGCACGGATCGGCCACTTTGTGGAAGCTCAAATTCTTGAGGCCATCGGTATTGACTATGTTGACGAAAGCGAAGTTTTAACCCCTGCAGACGATATCTACCATATCAATAAATGGGATTTTAAGATTCCTTTTGTCTGTGGTGCCAGAAATCTTGGAGAAGCTTTGCGCCGTATTGGCGAAGGGGCGGCTATGATCCGCACTAAAGGTGAAGCCGGTACAGGCAACGTAGTAGAAGCTGTCCGTCATATGCGGACCATGCTGGCTGATATAAGACGGGTAAAAGCAGCTCCCCAAGAAGAGCTGATGAGTATTGCCAAAGAAATGGGCGCACCTTTTCACTTAATTGAATATGTATGGAAACACGGTAAACTGCCGGTTGTTAATTTTGCCGCAGGTGGTATTGCTACTCCTGCCGACGCCGCCCTCATGATGCAGCTTGGCTGCGACGGAGTTTTTGTCGGATCAGGAATTTTCAAATCCGGCGATCCCCAAAAACGGGCCAAGGCAATTGTACAAGCCACCACCCATTATAACGACCCGCAGCTCTTGGCTCAGATATCCGAAGATTTAGGTGAACCTATGGTAGGCATTGAAATTGATAAAATAGAACCGGCAGACCGTTTGGCTGCCCGCGGGTGGTAACCAATGGTTACTATTGGGGTGCTGGCACTGCAGGGAGCGGTAAAAGAGCACCTGGACTGCCTCAACGCCCTGCCTGAAGTGCGAGGCATACCTGTAAAAAAAGCAGCAGACTTTACTGATATTGATGGTCTCATTCTCCCTGGCGGCGAATCCACCACCATGGGAAAACTGCTGCGCGAGTACAATCTGTCCCAACTGTTGATTGATAAAATTACCGGCGGTATGCCGGTATGGGGTACTTGCGCCGGCATGATTTTACTGGCCAAAACAATTACCGGGGAAAATATCCGGCATTTAGGGGTGATGGACATTTGCGTGCGGCGAAACGCTTACGGCAGCCAACTGGACAGTTTTGCCACCAGCGTCGTTATACCGGAATTAGGTGCCACCCCCATCCCTTTAGTGTTTATTCGCGCACCTTATGTTGAATCAGCCGGAGCCAATGTAAAAATATTGGCCAAAGTTGATGATAAAATTGTCGCGGTAGAGGAAAACAACATGCTGGCCACCGCTTTTCATCCGGAATTGACTGATGATTTGTCCTTCCATAAGTATTTCATCAACAAAGTAATAAAGAGAGGCTAAGTATGAGTGACGGGAATGCTAATTGTGAACTTCGTTCCTCTTCCTAACTCACTTTCGACTCCGATTTTTCCCTTGTGTTTTTCTACAATCCACTTGGCTATTGCCAGTCCTAAGCCGATTCCGCCACTTTCACGCGAACGCGCTTTGTCTCCCCGGAAAAAGCGATCAAAAACACGCGGCAAATTCTCGGGCGATATGCCACAACCGGTATCTTGAACACTAATTATGACATGCTTGTCGGTCTGAAAACAAGAAATATGCACTTTTCCCCCCGGAGGAGTGTATTTAAAAGCATTGTCCAGTAAAATAACCATCAGTTGATGCAGACGTTCCTTGTCGGCTATCAATTCTAAATTAGGTTTTACATTGACGGTAAGGGTAAGATTATTGATTTCTTCCATTGATTTAAAACTCCCGACAACAGCCTCAATAACCTCGCTTATGTTTACCGGGGCTAACTGCAGTTCGGCCTTGTTAGCGTCAGACCGGGCTAAGGTGAGCAGACTGGATATTAGCTTGGTCATTCGCATGGACTCTTTCATTATAGTATTAATCCTGTGACTTTCCTCCTCAATGGTATGTTCAGGATGTCTTAGCATTAACTCGGCATTGCTATAAATTCCGGTAATCGGTGAACGGAGTTCATGAGATGCGTCGGAAACAAACTGTTGCTGCTTTTCCCATGCTGCTTGAATAGGAATCATGGCGCGTTTAGCAAGAAAATATCCTGCCAAAACTATGCTGATCATGCTTATTATTCCGCCGCCTAATGTAATCCAAAACAGGTTACTGAGTAATTCAGTTTCAGAATCTACAATACTTACAGCAATTATCTCCCGGACTTGAAACCTGCTGTCATTACCCCAAAAATTGTCCTCATGTAAATAGGGAAAACTCATTACCCGGTAAACATGGCCTTCATATTCTCTGGTCTGAACTTCTCCCAGCTTAATCGTTGAGGCAATTTCCCCAATGTTACCAGTCTCGGCAGTTCTAAAAGGGTTAGGATTGATGATCCGTCCGTCAGTACTGCGCAATAACAAAAAAATACGCGGATCAAACAGTGGCCGCCCTCTTACCGGAACCACACGTCCGCTTAACAACCGGAATGAATCAGCTTGTGACCACATCGCATTGTCAACTTTATCAAACAAACGGAACGAAACATATCCGTAAATAATCGAGGTAAATGCTATAAAAATCAATAAGAAAACAAGCGAGTTCAGGGCGGTCAATTTCCGCAGCGTATTTAGAAACATTGCTACCCCTCCTTCAGCATGAAGCCGGCGCCGCGTACAGTTTTGATTAACGTATCCAAGCCGGAAGGACTAAGTTTCTTTCGCAAATAATGGATATATAAATCAACAATGCTAATAGTGGTATCTGAATCGAATCCCCAAATCCGGTCAAATATTTGTTCCCGCGTAAGGATTTGCTCCTTATTCAAAATAAGGAATTCCAAAACGTCATATTCTTTGGTACTTAGTCCAAGCGCCTGGTTCCCGGCAAACCCGTCCCGGACCTTGTTATTTAATGAAATACCCCCATAACTTAATTCGCTCTCGCTAACAAGATTACCCTTGCGCCGTAATAACGCTTTTATTCTTGCCAATAGCTCTCTTATCGCAAAAGGTTTTACTAGGTAGTCGTCTGCCCCCGCTTCCAGGCCGGTCACACGGTCATCGATACTGTCGCGGGCTGTAAGCAACAGTATTGGCACAGTAAAACCCTTACTTCTTATGGTTTTAACTATATCCAAGCCACTGACCACAGGCAGCATGATATCAAGCACCAACAAATCATGAATACCCTGTTCAGCCGCGTACAATCCCTCATCACCTGTCGTTGCTTCATCAACATCATAGTTTTCCTCTGATAACAACGAGACAACAGCTTCCCGCAAAATATTATCGTCTTCAACGACAAGAATCCGCATTCTC is a window of Sporomusaceae bacterium ACPt DNA encoding:
- the sasA_9 gene encoding Adaptive-response sensory-kinase SasA, which translates into the protein MFLNTLRKLTALNSLVFLLIFIAFTSIIYGYVSFRLFDKVDNAMWSQADSFRLLSGRVVPVRGRPLFDPRIFLLLRSTDGRIINPNPFRTAETGNIGEIASTIKLGEVQTREYEGHVYRVMSFPYLHEDNFWGNDSRFQVREIIAVSIVDSETELLSNLFWITLGGGIISMISIVLAGYFLAKRAMIPIQAAWEKQQQFVSDASHELRSPITGIYSNAELMLRHPEHTIEEESHRINTIMKESMRMTKLISSLLTLARSDANKAELQLAPVNISEVIEAVVGSFKSMEEINNLTLTVNVKPNLELIADKERLHQLMVILLDNAFKYTPPGGKVHISCFQTDKHVIISVQDTGCGISPENLPRVFDRFFRGDKARSRESGGIGLGLAIAKWIVEKHKGKIGVESELGRGTKFTISIPVTHT
- the pdxS gene encoding Pyridoxal 5'-phosphate synthase subunit PdxS → MENRYELNKNLAQMLKGGVIMDVTNAEQAKIAEEAGAVAVMALERVPADIRKQGGVARMSDPRMIKEIKAAVTIPVMAKARIGHFVEAQILEAIGIDYVDESEVLTPADDIYHINKWDFKIPFVCGARNLGEALRRIGEGAAMIRTKGEAGTGNVVEAVRHMRTMLADIRRVKAAPQEELMSIAKEMGAPFHLIEYVWKHGKLPVVNFAAGGIATPADAALMMQLGCDGVFVGSGIFKSGDPQKRAKAIVQATTHYNDPQLLAQISEDLGEPMVGIEIDKIEPADRLAARGW
- the hisC_3 gene encoding Histidinol-phosphate aminotransferase; the encoded protein is MAEQFYDFVSIQLDKNSKASLYTQLYDCLRELILSGKLGHGYLLPPVRKLASFLGINPGTVVSAYKLLEQNGYTYSRAGSGNYVAQIAGNAQDGPEPALIDIDLEIFENKSSAGDRPNCIDFASVMPTPDLLPIDDFKNVLIEVLDRDKGFAFGYQESQGFYPLREAISLYLKEQGVKAQADNVQIISGAQQGIDIIAKALLNFGDYVFTENPTYPGAIASFRSRGAKIIGIPMENDGIDIQELENKIRSFRPRLIYIMANIQNPTGYSYSLAKRNRLIGLARRYDAIILEDDYISELDFTDTPMAPLKALDRDQRVIYLKSFSKIFMPGLRLAFLLMPPHLVAKVLAVKHHSDISTSGLTQRAFDLYLRKGIWRKHIAAIHSIYWERYQTALNAIEQFLPSTVICHRPRGGLTFWLSLPEGLSAIKIVQEAEKRDVFLLPGTAFFPRRPPDRFLRLSFAVAGSEKIMQGLKVLGEVITENLQAMKK
- the mprA_1 gene encoding Response regulator MprA, producing MRILVVEDDNILREAVVSLLSEENYDVDEATTGDEGLYAAEQGIHDLLVLDIMLPVVSGLDIVKTIRSKGFTVPILLLTARDSIDDRVTGLEAGADDYLVKPFAIRELLARIKALLRRKGNLVSESELSYGGISLNNKVRDGFAGNQALGLSTKEYDVLEFLILNKEQILTREQIFDRIWGFDSDTTISIVDLYIHYLRKKLSPSGLDTLIKTVRGAGFMLKEG
- the pdxT gene encoding Pyridoxal 5'-phosphate synthase subunit PdxT, whose amino-acid sequence is MVTIGVLALQGAVKEHLDCLNALPEVRGIPVKKAADFTDIDGLILPGGESTTMGKLLREYNLSQLLIDKITGGMPVWGTCAGMILLAKTITGENIRHLGVMDICVRRNAYGSQLDSFATSVVIPELGATPIPLVFIRAPYVESAGANVKILAKVDDKIVAVEENNMLATAFHPELTDDLSFHKYFINKVIKRG